Proteins encoded within one genomic window of Neodiprion fabricii isolate iyNeoFabr1 chromosome 6, iyNeoFabr1.1, whole genome shotgun sequence:
- the LOC124185108 gene encoding cytoplasmic FMR1-interacting protein isoform X1, whose amino-acid sequence MATDKVTLADALSNVDVLDEFTLPDEQPCIEAQPCSVVYQANFDTNFEDRNGFVTGIAKYIEEATVHASLNELLEEGLEHAVMLYTWRCCSRAIPQPKSNEQPNRVEIYEKTVEVLAPEVNKLLNFMYFQRKAIERFSAEVKRLCHHEKRKDFVSEAYLLTLGKFINMFAVLDELKNMKSSVKNDYSTYRRAAQFLKVMTDSQTLQESQNLSLFLATQNKIRDTVKENLEKIAGYEELLADVVNICVHMFETKMYLTPNEKHMLVKVMGFGLFLMDSDLCNINKLDQKKKLKLDRIDRIFKNLEVVPLFGDMQIAPFNYIKRSKHFDSSKWPLSSSSNSMSPQADLMVHLPQIREDHVKYISELARYSNEVTTTYKECGSDGENRETAELALRGLQLLSQWTSVVTELYSWKLLHPTDHHMNKECPQEAEEYERATRYNYTDEEKFALIEVIAMIKGLQVLMARMETVFIDAIRRNIYAELQDFVQLILREPLRKATKNKKDLIRSIIVSVRETCADWQKGVEPVADPALKGKKDPDNGFVIKVPRRNVGPSSTQLYMVRTMLESLIADKSGGKRTLRKDIDGQYLVQIDQFHKTSFYWNYLLSFSESLQNCCDLSQLWYREFYLEMTMGRRIQKCQVRHQHNEECSDLITMEKRIQFPIEMSMPWILTDHILRSKEPSMMEFVLYPLDLYNDSALYALTIFRKQFLYDEVEAEVNLCFDQFVYKLSEQIFAHYKQLAASILLDKRFRVECVALGAYLLPYPRANRYETLLKQRHVQLLGRSIDLNKLITQRINADMQKSLDLAVSKFESGDITGVVELEGLLQVNRLTHKLLSKWLALDEYDAMFREANHNVLAPYGRITLHVFWELNYDFLPNYCYNAATNRFVKCRGLQFAQPVHRDKPPMMSYHYLWGSKQLNLAYSTQYGQYTGFVGSYHFRTMCKLLGYQGIAVVMEELLKIVKSLIQGNLLQFTKTLMEAMPKVCKLPRYDYGSPGVLGYYHAQLNDIVQYPDAKTELFHNFREFGNTILFCLLMEQALSQEEVCDLLHAAPFQNILPRPYCKDGEKPETKQKRLEAKYAALQIVPNVEELGTAKQAMIAKEGDLLTRERLCCGLSIFEVVLSRLRSFLDDPIWVGPPPANGVMNVDECTEFHRLWSALQFVYCIPVGETEFTVEELFGEGLHWAGCAMIILLGQQRRFEALDFCYHILRVQRVDGKDENVKGIHLKRMVDRIRRFQVLNSQIFAVLNKYLKSGDSDATSVEHVRCFPPPIHPSLAHTQQHYHAPEYLRQMNHQ is encoded by the exons ATGGCTACCGATAAGGTAACATTGGCTGATGCTTTATCAAATGTTGATGTACTCGACGAATTTACCCTGCCTGATGAGCAGCCTTGCATTGAAGCCCAACCGTGCTCCGTTGTTTATCAAGCTAATTTTGATACAAATTTTGAAGATAGAAATGGGTTTGTCACTGGTATTGCCAAGTACATTGAAGAGGCAACTGTACACGCTAGTTtg AACGAACTACTCGAAGAAGGTCTAGAGCATGCGGTAATGTTATATACCTGGAGATGTTGTTCTCGAGCAATTCCTCAACCAAAATCCAATGAGCAACCAAATCGTGTTGAAATATATGAGAAAACAGTTGAGGTCTTAGCACCTGAAGTGAACAAGTTGCTGAACTTTATGTATTTTCAA AGAAAAGCTATTGAAAGGTTTTCTGCTGAAGTTAAGCGCTTGTGTCACCATGAGAAGCGAAAGGATTTTGTCTCTGAAGCATACCTACTAACTCTTGGAAAATTCATTAATATGTTTGCTGTTCtcgatgaattaaaaaatatgaaatcgaGTGTTAAGAATGATTATTCAACGTACAGAAG agcTGCTCAGTTTTTGAAAGTAATGACTGATTCGCAAACTCTTCAAGAGTCTCAGAATTTGTCATTGTTTCTGGCaacgcaaaataaaattcgtgaCACCGTAAAAGAAAATCTAGAGAAAATTGCTGGGTATGAAGAGCTTCTAGCAGATGTAGTTAATATTTGTGTACACATGTTCGAAACGAAGATGTATTTAACACCAAATGAAAAGCACATGCTTGTTAAGGTCATGGGCTTTGGGTTATTTTTGATGGACAGTGACTTGTGTAACATTAATAAGTTGGATCAAAAAAAGAAGTTGAAACTAGACAGGATTGacagaatatttaaaaacttggAGGTCGTACCACTGTTTGGAGATATGCAAATTGCTCCCTTCAATTACATCAAACGGTCGAAGCACTTCGACTCTTCAAAATGGCCACTTTCATCTTCTTCTAACAGTATGAGTCCACAAGCAGATCTTATGGTACACCTTCCTCAAATCAGAGAAGATCACGTCAAATACATCAGCGAATTGGCGAG GTACAGTAATGAAGTAACAACAACGTATAAGGAGTGTGGAAGTGATGGGGAAAATAGAGAAACAGCTGAATTGGCATTGCGAGGATTACAACTGTTATCGCAGTGGACCAGCGTTGTTACAGAACTGTATAGCTGGAAATTACTTCATCCTACGGACCATCACATGAATAAGGAATGTCCGCAAGAAGCTGAAGAGTATGAACGG GCAACCCGATACAATTACACAGATGAAGAAAAGTTTGCTCTGATTGAAGTTATAGCTATGATCAAGGGCCTGCAAGTTCTGATGGCTCGCATGGAAACTGTCTTTATCGATGCTATACGCAGAAACATTTACGCTGAACTACAGGACTTTGTACAATTGATTTTAAGAGAACCACTCAGAAAGGCTaccaagaataaaaaagatttGATTCGAAGTATAATTGTATCGGTCCGAGAGACTTGTGCAGATTGGCAAAAAGGCGTTGAACCTGTAGCTGACCCAGCTTTAAAGGGCAAAAAAGATCCAGACAATGGTTTTGTCATTAAAGTTCCAAGAAGAAATGTTG GTCCATCATCGACTCAATTGTACATGGTACGTACGATGTTGGAGTCACTAATTGCAGATAAGAGCGGAGGTAAGAGAACGCTGAGAAAGGATATAGATGGGCAATATCTCGTGCAGATTGATCAATTTCATAAAACAAGTTTTTACTGGAATTACTTGCTTAGTTTTAGCG AGTCATTGCAGAACTGCTGTGATCTATCACAACTCTGGTACCGTGAATTCTACCTTGAGATGACCATGGGCCGGAGGATTCAG AAATGCCAAGTGCGTCATCAGCATAATGAAGAATGCAGCGACTTGATCACCATGGAGAAACGCATTCAG TTCCCGATTGAAATGTCGATGCCATGGATCCTGACTGACCATATTCTTAGAAGCAAAGAACCTTCAATGATGGA ATTCGTATTGTACCCTTTGGATCTGTACAACGACAGTGCATTATACGCGTTAACAATATTTCGAAAGCAATTCCTTTATGATGAAGTTGAGGCAGAAGTAAACCTATGCTTTGACCAATTCGTCTACAAGCTAAGTGAACAAATTTTCGCTCATTACAAGCAATTGGCAGCCAGCATTTTGCTTGATAAGAGATTTCGCGTTGAATGCGTTGCTCTTGGGGCTTACTTACTGCCATATCCTCGAGCAAACAGATATGAAACATTATTAAAACAACGGCATGTACAACTGTTAGGAAGAAGCATTGATCTCAATAAGTTGATCACACAACGAATCAATGCTGACATGCAAAAATCTTTGGATTTGGCTGTTAGCAAATTCGAATCTGGTGATATTACAGGTGTTGTG GAATTAGAAGGTTTGCTACAAGTCAACCGCCTCACTCATAAACTTTTGAGCAAATGGTTGGCATTGGATGAATATGATGCAATGTTCAGAGAAGCTAATCACAACGTTCTTGCCCCATATGGTAGAATTACTCTTCACGTATTTTGGGAGCTAAATTATGACTTCTTGCCAAATTACTGTTACAATGCTGCCACAAATAG ATTTGTCAAATGTCGAGGTCTTCAATTTGCACAACCGGTGCACAGAGATAAGCCACCTATGATGTCTTACCATTATTTATGGGGCAGTAAACAATTAAATCTTGCATATAGCACTCAGTATGGTCAATACACAGGCTTTGTTGGCTCATACCACTTCCGTACAATGTGCAAACTTCTTGGATATCAAGGGATTGCTGTAGTCATGgaagaattattaaaaatagtgAAATCTCTCATCCAAGGAAACCTCCTGCAGTTTACTAAGACCCTAATGGAAGCAATGCCAAAAGTGTGTAAACTCCCAAGATATGATTACGGATCTCCAGGTGTTTTAGGCTACTACCATGCCCAGTTGAACGACATTGTTCAGTATCCTGATGCAAAGACTGAACTGTTTCACAACTTCCGCGAATTCGGCAACACTATATTATTCTGTCTATTAATGGAGCAAGCTTTGTCACAAGAAGAAGTTTGCGACTTGCTCCATGCAGCACCATTTCAGAACATATTACCTCGCCCTTATTGCAAAG ATGGTGAAAAACCAGAAACTAAACAAAAACGTTTGGAAGCAAAGTATGCAGCTTTACAAATTGTCCCTAACGTTGAAGAGCTTGGAACTGCTAAG CAAGCGATGATTGCGAAAGAAGGGGATTTACTAACAAGGGAGCGACTTTGCTGCGGTTTGTCAATTTTTGAGGTGGTTCTTAGTCGACTACGCAGCTTTCTGGATGATCCTATTTGGGTAGGACCTCCACCTGCAAACGGAGTGATGAATGTAGATGAATGTACTGAATTCCACAGACTTTGGAGTGCCTTACAGTTTGTGTACTGCATTCCAGTTGGAGAAACAGAATTTACAGTGGA
- the LOC124185108 gene encoding cytoplasmic FMR1-interacting protein isoform X2 yields MATDKVTLADALSNVDVLDEFTLPDEQPCIEAQPCSVVYQANFDTNFEDRNGFVTGIAKYIEEATVHASLNELLEEGLEHAVMLYTWRCCSRAIPQPKSNEQPNRVEIYEKTVEVLAPEVNKLLNFMYFQRKAIERFSAEVKRLCHHEKRKDFVSEAYLLTLGKFINMFAVLDELKNMKSSVKNDYSTYRRAAQFLKVMTDSQTLQESQNLSLFLATQNKIRDTVKENLEKIAGYEELLADVVNICVHMFETKMYLTPNEKHMLVKVMGFGLFLMDSDLCNINKLDQKKKLKLDRIDRIFKNLEVVPLFGDMQIAPFNYIKRSKHFDSSKWPLSSSSNSMSPQADLMVHLPQIREDHVKYISELARYSNEVTTTYKECGSDGENRETAELALRGLQLLSQWTSVVTELYSWKLLHPTDHHMNKECPQEAEEYERATRYNYTDEEKFALIEVIAMIKGLQVLMARMETVFIDAIRRNIYAELQDFVQLILREPLRKATKNKKDLIRSIIVSVRETCADWQKGVEPVADPALKGKKDPDNGFVIKVPRRNVGPSSTQLYMVRTMLESLIADKSGGKRTLRKDIDGQYLVQIDQFHKTSFYWNYLLSFSESLQNCCDLSQLWYREFYLEMTMGRRIQFPIEMSMPWILTDHILRSKEPSMMEFVLYPLDLYNDSALYALTIFRKQFLYDEVEAEVNLCFDQFVYKLSEQIFAHYKQLAASILLDKRFRVECVALGAYLLPYPRANRYETLLKQRHVQLLGRSIDLNKLITQRINADMQKSLDLAVSKFESGDITGVVELEGLLQVNRLTHKLLSKWLALDEYDAMFREANHNVLAPYGRITLHVFWELNYDFLPNYCYNAATNRFVKCRGLQFAQPVHRDKPPMMSYHYLWGSKQLNLAYSTQYGQYTGFVGSYHFRTMCKLLGYQGIAVVMEELLKIVKSLIQGNLLQFTKTLMEAMPKVCKLPRYDYGSPGVLGYYHAQLNDIVQYPDAKTELFHNFREFGNTILFCLLMEQALSQEEVCDLLHAAPFQNILPRPYCKDGEKPETKQKRLEAKYAALQIVPNVEELGTAKQAMIAKEGDLLTRERLCCGLSIFEVVLSRLRSFLDDPIWVGPPPANGVMNVDECTEFHRLWSALQFVYCIPVGETEFTVEELFGEGLHWAGCAMIILLGQQRRFEALDFCYHILRVQRVDGKDENVKGIHLKRMVDRIRRFQVLNSQIFAVLNKYLKSGDSDATSVEHVRCFPPPIHPSLAHTQQHYHAPEYLRQMNHQ; encoded by the exons ATGGCTACCGATAAGGTAACATTGGCTGATGCTTTATCAAATGTTGATGTACTCGACGAATTTACCCTGCCTGATGAGCAGCCTTGCATTGAAGCCCAACCGTGCTCCGTTGTTTATCAAGCTAATTTTGATACAAATTTTGAAGATAGAAATGGGTTTGTCACTGGTATTGCCAAGTACATTGAAGAGGCAACTGTACACGCTAGTTtg AACGAACTACTCGAAGAAGGTCTAGAGCATGCGGTAATGTTATATACCTGGAGATGTTGTTCTCGAGCAATTCCTCAACCAAAATCCAATGAGCAACCAAATCGTGTTGAAATATATGAGAAAACAGTTGAGGTCTTAGCACCTGAAGTGAACAAGTTGCTGAACTTTATGTATTTTCAA AGAAAAGCTATTGAAAGGTTTTCTGCTGAAGTTAAGCGCTTGTGTCACCATGAGAAGCGAAAGGATTTTGTCTCTGAAGCATACCTACTAACTCTTGGAAAATTCATTAATATGTTTGCTGTTCtcgatgaattaaaaaatatgaaatcgaGTGTTAAGAATGATTATTCAACGTACAGAAG agcTGCTCAGTTTTTGAAAGTAATGACTGATTCGCAAACTCTTCAAGAGTCTCAGAATTTGTCATTGTTTCTGGCaacgcaaaataaaattcgtgaCACCGTAAAAGAAAATCTAGAGAAAATTGCTGGGTATGAAGAGCTTCTAGCAGATGTAGTTAATATTTGTGTACACATGTTCGAAACGAAGATGTATTTAACACCAAATGAAAAGCACATGCTTGTTAAGGTCATGGGCTTTGGGTTATTTTTGATGGACAGTGACTTGTGTAACATTAATAAGTTGGATCAAAAAAAGAAGTTGAAACTAGACAGGATTGacagaatatttaaaaacttggAGGTCGTACCACTGTTTGGAGATATGCAAATTGCTCCCTTCAATTACATCAAACGGTCGAAGCACTTCGACTCTTCAAAATGGCCACTTTCATCTTCTTCTAACAGTATGAGTCCACAAGCAGATCTTATGGTACACCTTCCTCAAATCAGAGAAGATCACGTCAAATACATCAGCGAATTGGCGAG GTACAGTAATGAAGTAACAACAACGTATAAGGAGTGTGGAAGTGATGGGGAAAATAGAGAAACAGCTGAATTGGCATTGCGAGGATTACAACTGTTATCGCAGTGGACCAGCGTTGTTACAGAACTGTATAGCTGGAAATTACTTCATCCTACGGACCATCACATGAATAAGGAATGTCCGCAAGAAGCTGAAGAGTATGAACGG GCAACCCGATACAATTACACAGATGAAGAAAAGTTTGCTCTGATTGAAGTTATAGCTATGATCAAGGGCCTGCAAGTTCTGATGGCTCGCATGGAAACTGTCTTTATCGATGCTATACGCAGAAACATTTACGCTGAACTACAGGACTTTGTACAATTGATTTTAAGAGAACCACTCAGAAAGGCTaccaagaataaaaaagatttGATTCGAAGTATAATTGTATCGGTCCGAGAGACTTGTGCAGATTGGCAAAAAGGCGTTGAACCTGTAGCTGACCCAGCTTTAAAGGGCAAAAAAGATCCAGACAATGGTTTTGTCATTAAAGTTCCAAGAAGAAATGTTG GTCCATCATCGACTCAATTGTACATGGTACGTACGATGTTGGAGTCACTAATTGCAGATAAGAGCGGAGGTAAGAGAACGCTGAGAAAGGATATAGATGGGCAATATCTCGTGCAGATTGATCAATTTCATAAAACAAGTTTTTACTGGAATTACTTGCTTAGTTTTAGCG AGTCATTGCAGAACTGCTGTGATCTATCACAACTCTGGTACCGTGAATTCTACCTTGAGATGACCATGGGCCGGAGGATTCAG TTCCCGATTGAAATGTCGATGCCATGGATCCTGACTGACCATATTCTTAGAAGCAAAGAACCTTCAATGATGGA ATTCGTATTGTACCCTTTGGATCTGTACAACGACAGTGCATTATACGCGTTAACAATATTTCGAAAGCAATTCCTTTATGATGAAGTTGAGGCAGAAGTAAACCTATGCTTTGACCAATTCGTCTACAAGCTAAGTGAACAAATTTTCGCTCATTACAAGCAATTGGCAGCCAGCATTTTGCTTGATAAGAGATTTCGCGTTGAATGCGTTGCTCTTGGGGCTTACTTACTGCCATATCCTCGAGCAAACAGATATGAAACATTATTAAAACAACGGCATGTACAACTGTTAGGAAGAAGCATTGATCTCAATAAGTTGATCACACAACGAATCAATGCTGACATGCAAAAATCTTTGGATTTGGCTGTTAGCAAATTCGAATCTGGTGATATTACAGGTGTTGTG GAATTAGAAGGTTTGCTACAAGTCAACCGCCTCACTCATAAACTTTTGAGCAAATGGTTGGCATTGGATGAATATGATGCAATGTTCAGAGAAGCTAATCACAACGTTCTTGCCCCATATGGTAGAATTACTCTTCACGTATTTTGGGAGCTAAATTATGACTTCTTGCCAAATTACTGTTACAATGCTGCCACAAATAG ATTTGTCAAATGTCGAGGTCTTCAATTTGCACAACCGGTGCACAGAGATAAGCCACCTATGATGTCTTACCATTATTTATGGGGCAGTAAACAATTAAATCTTGCATATAGCACTCAGTATGGTCAATACACAGGCTTTGTTGGCTCATACCACTTCCGTACAATGTGCAAACTTCTTGGATATCAAGGGATTGCTGTAGTCATGgaagaattattaaaaatagtgAAATCTCTCATCCAAGGAAACCTCCTGCAGTTTACTAAGACCCTAATGGAAGCAATGCCAAAAGTGTGTAAACTCCCAAGATATGATTACGGATCTCCAGGTGTTTTAGGCTACTACCATGCCCAGTTGAACGACATTGTTCAGTATCCTGATGCAAAGACTGAACTGTTTCACAACTTCCGCGAATTCGGCAACACTATATTATTCTGTCTATTAATGGAGCAAGCTTTGTCACAAGAAGAAGTTTGCGACTTGCTCCATGCAGCACCATTTCAGAACATATTACCTCGCCCTTATTGCAAAG ATGGTGAAAAACCAGAAACTAAACAAAAACGTTTGGAAGCAAAGTATGCAGCTTTACAAATTGTCCCTAACGTTGAAGAGCTTGGAACTGCTAAG CAAGCGATGATTGCGAAAGAAGGGGATTTACTAACAAGGGAGCGACTTTGCTGCGGTTTGTCAATTTTTGAGGTGGTTCTTAGTCGACTACGCAGCTTTCTGGATGATCCTATTTGGGTAGGACCTCCACCTGCAAACGGAGTGATGAATGTAGATGAATGTACTGAATTCCACAGACTTTGGAGTGCCTTACAGTTTGTGTACTGCATTCCAGTTGGAGAAACAGAATTTACAGTGGA